cagtcgactcgtcgacccgcgacccgaatttttaCCTCATCGACCCgatgcgccccgcgaccctaacaacactgcgttgaaccgcggctcctgtgcgaagtagtctgcgtataggcgctgatgtgcagctacgtgatcacgttcAATCACTgttcggcggtggacaactggtcgtggtcgaggtcgaggtaccgccggctgcaagacCCTCTGCAGCAgccgatcaatctcacggttcgtaatGGCCTCTAACGCTTCGTTCATTCGACGATCGTACTCCTTatcatccccaccactactaccaccaacgttgctcatttcccgttgttgatcttgtacagaaattaagatagagagagtactcgttaaaacaagtggtgcgaatgaaaatgacgtgcaaatcgcgtatatatagtgtttcgaaaattaaaaaaaaaaacattaaattcgCTCGCCGATTGCTCGCAGGtcctgagcctgcaatggcggtcagcagaccggcgagcgcatcggcgagcgctcgcgaatcggccagagctcgccgattttttcgccgaaatggtgCTCgtcggttccaatggttcggcgagcggaccggcgagcgtcagaaatcggctagccggcccgctcgccgccattggagatgctcttatccTTCTTATACTCCTTcctaggttttttttttaaatctataCTTTTAGCATAAACATACTGAAATATTtctgaaattttcaaaattgttCCCTATCCGACCATGAAGCTTCTCTAGTGAAGATGATTTAAAGGTATAAGTTAGTGATACATAAGTTTGCATTATTTTGTACcaaaatatattgatattttaattctaaaaaggaaaaagaatatTAAGAAGTCGCATCTCATCTCTAGGAGTATATAATACTAACAAAAATTCCTATGTTTGTAGCAGTTTTCAACTTTATTCTATTTGATGTAAGCCATTTCTCAATACTTTAATGATGTTCTTGCATAACTTAGTTGCTAGTATAATTTAGCATTCTGTCAACCAAAAATCTTAGCACCGATATTTTTGCTACAATGGCAATAGTTTGGGTTTTTTTATTGATGGCATTATTTAAAGTTACAATGCATTTTGGGACTTGGAAAAGTAGTTTAGGATTTAATATGGTGATTACACTTGTTTTCAATACTCTTTTTGTTACTTCATACATTTACATGATCTGTCTCCTTCAAGCATGAGTTCTTGAATGAACACTTTTGTGGTTTTGAATTGTGATAAATGATAATAGGGTGTCAAATGGAAAAGGCTGTTTAACAATGTCTCTTGTTATACTGTGATcaattattttgcatttttcTGTGGATCAATGTATTGAGAGTAATAATGTGTAAACCTGTGTGTCAGTTCATACATATTTACTGGTAGCGTCAAATTcacttgaattaaaaaaatctgTGTCAGCAGTTGGATGCCTTTAGCATGGAGTTCTTTTTGGACATTTCAACTAATCTTACTATGGACTTCTGTTTTCTGATTTTGCATATCATGGTTGATAAATATGAGTCTTGATCGTTCACTACTCTCATCTCAATCATAAAGACTGTACCTTCGGTCAAAAAAACAGTAGCTTTTTTGGGCCTGAAACCCAAGGCTAGTGGGGCAATGGTGATGACAGTAGGACCTCCACACTTTTGTGATTACAAATTCGACTTTGACTGTGGCACATACtgccccccccccaaaaaaaaaaacaaaaaaaaacaaaaaaaaacaatgttTTAAAATCACCCCTAATGAATGCATTTGGGTGTGGTCGTCATTGGAATACTACTGAGTGAAAACTTGCTGGCAGAGAGAATAGTGGGAAGAGATGCCAATCAGTGCAACTATGTTCGGGGCCCTGCTGGGGGCGGGGACCCAAATGTACTCTAACGCTCTCCGCAAGCTCCCTTACACGCGCCGTAAGCGTccttttctttcatttcttttgtactggttattttatcaaaataaacaatTCTGAGTGCCCAACTGCAGATCCATGGGAGCATGTGCTGGGCATGGGTTTGGGGGCGCTATTTGTTAACCAATTGATCAAGTTTGATGCAAAAGCTCAGGAGGATCTTGACAAATTGCTCATCAAAGCTAAACAAGCCAATGAACGCCGCTACTTTGGTAATATATTCACCCTTCCTGTACCTTCCTTAATCGCACCAAATATAGTTGGAATTGGTAATTAACTAATTATTCCCATTGGATTTACTTCCCTTTCTTCTTGCCCTCTCATATATTCATAATCTACTAGGGTGTATTTGTATTATATGGCTCTGATAAATGAGTTTAGTTTTAGGCAAACTTAAATTTTTCCTCACTACAATAAATTTCAAAACTGCTTCTCCCCCTTTTGATATGCCTAACCATGTTCCTCTTTTTATACAATCAACACTTTTTACCTAATTAATTATTGATCTTGTGATGATGAAACTTGAAGTCTATGAATTCATGCATGCTTGCAATCCTTTTCTTGTAATATCTGAGAACTGTTGGCTTTTAGCTTGCACTATCATTGTTCTACTTATTAACGGAGTATTTACTATTGTGGAAGTTTAAGGTGTGAGTTGTGCTATCTCGGGTGACAACTGAAAGTTTATCGAGGATTATTAGGACCCAGTTTCTATGCATGTAGCTACTTGATTGATGCCATTGATGATATTCTTGAGTGGGTAGAGGATACTAAAAGGAAACAAATAGGTAGAATAGATTTTTACTCGCACgtgaattaaaattttaagatagagagagagagatctcaTTTCATGGaccatgataaaaaaaaaacaatcctACAGGTTGTATGTGTAATAAGAGTAATATAATTTGTTGACTTTACTGAGAGAGTTGTGAACAAGGTCAAGGTGTAAGAAATAAATCTGGAAGTGAAGCTATACATAACAAGGTTTGTTTCACTATTGCAATAATTGAAGAGTACATATTCAGGATGTCTGCTACCGGACTTCATCAAGCATGTCTTtgactatttttttcttttgttacaATGCAACTTTTCACACTGATTTTGGGGATATCAGGGAGGTATATTAGTATAAGTTTCAAACTGTAAATTCCATCTCTACTTTCAACTATTAATGT
This sequence is a window from Salvia splendens isolate huo1 chromosome 5, SspV2, whole genome shotgun sequence. Protein-coding genes within it:
- the LOC121803244 gene encoding uncharacterized protein LOC121803244, which translates into the protein MPISATMFGALLGAGTQMYSNALRKLPYTRHPWEHVLGMGLGALFVNQLIKFDAKAQEDLDKLLIKAKQANERRYFDDDEE